Proteins co-encoded in one Salvia splendens isolate huo1 chromosome 4, SspV2, whole genome shotgun sequence genomic window:
- the LOC121801277 gene encoding GDP-fucose transporter 1-like, whose protein sequence is MALIRLEAPKQYYATSSLVIGYALCSSLLAVINKFAITKFNYPGLLTALQYLTSAAGVWILGKFGFLHHDPFNLDTAKKFLPAALVFYLAIFTNTNLLRHANVDTFIVFRSLTPLLVAVADTAFRKQPCPSKLTFLSLVIILGGAVGYVATDNGFTLTAYSWAFAYLVTITTEMVYIKHIVTNLGLNTWGFVLYNNLLSLMMAPVFWVLTGEYADVFAALGSSSGADLLEPVAFSAVSLSCVFGLLISFFGFAARKAISATAFTVTGVVNKFLTVAINVLIWDKHATPFGLVCLLLTIVGGVFYQQSVTGGIGTAPNQRESKQTDSKNDIKTDRDEEEGISGKLSGV, encoded by the coding sequence ATGGCTCTGATACGGTTGGAGGCGCCCAAGCAATACTACGCCACCAGCAGCTTGGTGATCGGCTATGCTCTGTGCTCCAGCCTGCTCGCTGTGATCAACAAATTCGCGATTACCAAATTTAATTACCCTGGTTTGCTCACTGCTCTTCAGTATTTAACTTCAGCTGCAGGCGTTTGGATTCTGGGCAAATTTGGTTTCTTGCACCACGATCCCTTCAATTTAGATACAGCCAAGAAGTTCCTGCCTGCAGCATTGGTGTTTTATCTCGCTATTTTCACCAATACGAATCTCCTTCGTCACGCCAATGTCGATACCTTTATTGTTTTCAGATCTCTGACTCCACTTCTTGTGGCGGTTGCTGACACAGCGTTTAGGAAACAGCCTTGCCCTTCCAAACTGACTTTCCTTTCACTGGTGATCATTTTGGGGGGCGCTGTTGGGTATGTGGCTACCGATAATGGGTTTACGCTGACTGCTTATTCTTGGGCTTTCGCCTATTTGGTGACTATCACCACAGAGATGGTTTACATCAAGCACATTGTCACTAATCTTGGGTTGAACACTTGGGGATTTGTGTTGTACAATAATCTTTTGTCATTGATGATGGCACCCGTCTTTTGGGTTTTGACAGGGGAGTATGCTGATGTGTTTGCAGCTCTGGGATCCTCGAGCGGAGCGGATTTGCTTGAACCCGTTGCGTTTTCTGCAGTGTCTCTGTCTTGTGTGTTTGGGTTGCTCATTAGCTTTTTTGGCTTTGCAGCTAGAAAGGCGATATCTGCGACTGCATTTACAGTTACAGGGGTTGTGAACAAGTTTTTGACTGTTGCTATCAATGTGTTGATTTGGGATAAGCATGCCACTCCTTTTGGTTTGGTATGTTTGCTTCTGACTATTGTTGGAGGGGTTTTCTATCAGCAGTCTGTCACTGGAGGAATTGGGACTGCTCCTAACCAGCGGGAGTCCAAGCAAACAGACAGTAAGAACGATATCAAAACCGATAGGGACGAAGAGGAGGGAATTTCTGGTAAACTTTCTGGAGTATGA
- the LOC121801201 gene encoding protein DEHYDRATION-INDUCED 19 homolog 3-like isoform X2, with the protein MDSNSWAARLSSASKRYQSALQSRSEMLMGFEEIDMDDDIREEYPCPFCSDYFDIVGLCCHIDDEHPVEAKNGVCPVCAVRMGVDMVAHITLQHGNIFKMQRKRKSRKSGSHSTLSLLKRELREGNLQSLFGGSSCTVSSSNAAPDPLLSSFILPMVEDYESVPPNSSADLTMTKTSTTGSISERNPPMSIKDHEEKSKRSDFVQGLLMSMIIP; encoded by the exons ATGGATTCTAATTCTTGGGCTGCTCGTTTGTCTTCTGCCTCCAAGCGCTATCAATCTGCTCTTCAATCTCGATCTG AAATGCTCATGGGCTTTGAGGAGATTGACATGGATGATGATATAAGAGAGGAATATCCATGCCCTTTCTGTTCGGACTATTTTGATATTGTGGGACTTTGCTGCCACATTGATGACGAGCATCCTGTAGAAgccaagaatggg GTATGTCCAGTTTGTGCGGTGAGGATGGGTGTTGATATGGTAGCTCATATAACGCTGCAACACGGGAATATTTTTAAG ATGCAGCGCAAGAGAAAATCACGAAAATCTGGTTCCCATTCTACTCTTTCCTTGTTGAAACGAGAGCTAAGAGAAGGGAACTTACAGTCCCTTTTTGGAGGATCTTCCTGCACAGTTTCTTCAAGCAATGCAGCCCCTGACCCGCTTTTGTCATCATTTATTTTGCCAATGGTTGAAGATTATGAAAGCGTTCCTCCAAACTCTTCAGCTGATTTGACAATGACCAAGACAAGCACTACTGGGAGCATTTCAGAGAG AAATCCTCCAATGTCGATCAAAGATCATGAGGAGAAATCGAAGAGAAGTGACTTTGTGCAAGGACTGCTGATGTCGATGATAATTCCTTAG
- the LOC121801201 gene encoding protein DEHYDRATION-INDUCED 19 homolog 3-like isoform X1, giving the protein MDSNSWAARLSSASKRYQSALQSRSGLKWDGFDAEMLMGFEEIDMDDDIREEYPCPFCSDYFDIVGLCCHIDDEHPVEAKNGVCPVCAVRMGVDMVAHITLQHGNIFKMQRKRKSRKSGSHSTLSLLKRELREGNLQSLFGGSSCTVSSSNAAPDPLLSSFILPMVEDYESVPPNSSADLTMTKTSTTGSISERNPPMSIKDHEEKSKRSDFVQGLLMSMIIP; this is encoded by the exons ATGGATTCTAATTCTTGGGCTGCTCGTTTGTCTTCTGCCTCCAAGCGCTATCAATCTGCTCTTCAATCTCGATCTG GATTGAAATGGGATGGCTTTGATGCAGAAATGCTCATGGGCTTTGAGGAGATTGACATGGATGATGATATAAGAGAGGAATATCCATGCCCTTTCTGTTCGGACTATTTTGATATTGTGGGACTTTGCTGCCACATTGATGACGAGCATCCTGTAGAAgccaagaatggg GTATGTCCAGTTTGTGCGGTGAGGATGGGTGTTGATATGGTAGCTCATATAACGCTGCAACACGGGAATATTTTTAAG ATGCAGCGCAAGAGAAAATCACGAAAATCTGGTTCCCATTCTACTCTTTCCTTGTTGAAACGAGAGCTAAGAGAAGGGAACTTACAGTCCCTTTTTGGAGGATCTTCCTGCACAGTTTCTTCAAGCAATGCAGCCCCTGACCCGCTTTTGTCATCATTTATTTTGCCAATGGTTGAAGATTATGAAAGCGTTCCTCCAAACTCTTCAGCTGATTTGACAATGACCAAGACAAGCACTACTGGGAGCATTTCAGAGAG AAATCCTCCAATGTCGATCAAAGATCATGAGGAGAAATCGAAGAGAAGTGACTTTGTGCAAGGACTGCTGATGTCGATGATAATTCCTTAG
- the LOC121798827 gene encoding syntaxin-43-like isoform X1, with amino-acid sequence MATRNRTILFRRYRDALKSVRAPVGSSSSGGRAVIELSTASLLNPNRSYTPLSTEDPGTSSRGTVAVGLPPAWVDISEEIATNVQRVRGKMAELSKAHAKALMPSFGDGKEDQRQIEALTQEITDLLKKSEKRLQRLSAGGPSEDSNIRKNVQRSLATELQTLSMELRKKQSTYLKRLRQQKEGSDGVDLEMNIDGSKSTRDDDYDMDDIGFSEHQMARLKKSEAFTAEREREIRQVVESVSELAQIMKDLSVLVIDQGTIVDRIDYNITNVAASVEDGLKQLQKAERSQKQGGMVMCATILIIMCLVMLVLLVLKEIIF; translated from the exons atggCGACGAGGAATCGGACGATTCTGTTTAGAAGGTATAGGGATGCGTTGAAGAGCGTTAGGGCTCCGGTGGGCTCCTCGAGCTCCGGCGGAAGAGCGGTGATCGAGCTCTCCACGGCGTCCTTGCTTAACCCTAATCGATCTTACACTCCTCTTAGCACTGAAGATCCCGGAACCTCCAG TAGGGGAACAGTTGCAGTAGGTTTACCACCAGCTTGGGTGGATATATCTGAAGAAATAGCGACTAACGTACAACGTGTGAGAGGGAAGATGGCCGAGTTATCAAAGGCTCATGCCAAGGCTTTAATGCCTTCATTTGGAGATGGTAAAGAGGATCAACGTCAGATTGAGGCACTAACACAAGAGATAACCGATCTTTTGAAAAAGTCAGAAAAAAGGTTACAAAGACTCTCTGCTGGTGGGCCTTCAGAGGATTCAAATATCAGGAAAAATGTCCAG CGTTCGTTAGCTACTGAGCTCCAGACCCTCTCAATGGAGCTACGAAAGAAACAATCAACATATTTGAAACGGCTCCGGCAGCAGAAAGAG GGTTCTGATGGGGTTGACTTGGAAATGAACATAGATGGAAGCAAGTCGACAAGAGATGATGATTATGATATGGATGACATA GGATTCAGTGAACATCAAATGGCCAGACTAAAGAAAAGTGAAGCGTTCACTGCAGAAAGGGAGAGAGAAATTCGACAG GTGGTGGAATCTGTCAGTGAACTTGCTCAAATTATGAAGGATTTGTCAGTTTTAGTCATCGATCAG GGGACTATTGTTGATAGGATCGATTACAATATAACAAATGTTGCAGCCTCGGTCGAAGATGGTTTGAAACAACTTCAGAAG GCAGAGAGAAGTCAAAAACAAGGTGGCATGGTTATGTGCGCGACAATTCTTATTATTATGTGTTTGGTGATGCTAGTACTTTTAGTTTTGAAGGAGATTATCTTCTAA
- the LOC121798827 gene encoding syntaxin-43-like isoform X2, whose translation MATRNRTILFRRYRDALKSVRAPVGSSSSGGRAVIELSTASLLNPNRSYTPLSTEDPGTSRGTVAVGLPPAWVDISEEIATNVQRVRGKMAELSKAHAKALMPSFGDGKEDQRQIEALTQEITDLLKKSEKRLQRLSAGGPSEDSNIRKNVQRSLATELQTLSMELRKKQSTYLKRLRQQKEGSDGVDLEMNIDGSKSTRDDDYDMDDIGFSEHQMARLKKSEAFTAEREREIRQVVESVSELAQIMKDLSVLVIDQGTIVDRIDYNITNVAASVEDGLKQLQKAERSQKQGGMVMCATILIIMCLVMLVLLVLKEIIF comes from the exons atggCGACGAGGAATCGGACGATTCTGTTTAGAAGGTATAGGGATGCGTTGAAGAGCGTTAGGGCTCCGGTGGGCTCCTCGAGCTCCGGCGGAAGAGCGGTGATCGAGCTCTCCACGGCGTCCTTGCTTAACCCTAATCGATCTTACACTCCTCTTAGCACTGAAGATCCCGGAACCTCCAG GGGAACAGTTGCAGTAGGTTTACCACCAGCTTGGGTGGATATATCTGAAGAAATAGCGACTAACGTACAACGTGTGAGAGGGAAGATGGCCGAGTTATCAAAGGCTCATGCCAAGGCTTTAATGCCTTCATTTGGAGATGGTAAAGAGGATCAACGTCAGATTGAGGCACTAACACAAGAGATAACCGATCTTTTGAAAAAGTCAGAAAAAAGGTTACAAAGACTCTCTGCTGGTGGGCCTTCAGAGGATTCAAATATCAGGAAAAATGTCCAG CGTTCGTTAGCTACTGAGCTCCAGACCCTCTCAATGGAGCTACGAAAGAAACAATCAACATATTTGAAACGGCTCCGGCAGCAGAAAGAG GGTTCTGATGGGGTTGACTTGGAAATGAACATAGATGGAAGCAAGTCGACAAGAGATGATGATTATGATATGGATGACATA GGATTCAGTGAACATCAAATGGCCAGACTAAAGAAAAGTGAAGCGTTCACTGCAGAAAGGGAGAGAGAAATTCGACAG GTGGTGGAATCTGTCAGTGAACTTGCTCAAATTATGAAGGATTTGTCAGTTTTAGTCATCGATCAG GGGACTATTGTTGATAGGATCGATTACAATATAACAAATGTTGCAGCCTCGGTCGAAGATGGTTTGAAACAACTTCAGAAG GCAGAGAGAAGTCAAAAACAAGGTGGCATGGTTATGTGCGCGACAATTCTTATTATTATGTGTTTGGTGATGCTAGTACTTTTAGTTTTGAAGGAGATTATCTTCTAA
- the LOC121798828 gene encoding eukaryotic translation initiation factor 3 subunit G-like, protein MVREEQPNKLRWGELDEDDGEDLDFLLPPKQVIGPDESGIKKVIEYKFTDDGNKVKVTTTTRIRKLANARLSKRAVERRSWPKFGDAVHEDVGSRLTMVSTEEILLERPRAPGTKSEEAKSSGDPLAQMSKGGAVLMVCRTCGKKGDHWTSRCPYKDLAQPSETFVDKPPTETNPSAGGTKGAYVPPSMRGGVPERSGTDMRRRNEENSVRVTNLSEDTREPDLLELFRPFGSVSRVYVAIDQKTGTSRGFGFVNFVNREDAERAINKLNGYGYDNLILRVEWAAPRAN, encoded by the exons ATGGTGAGGGAGGAGCAACCCAACAAGCTGCGATGGGGGGAGCTAGACGAGGACGACGGCGAGGATTTGGATTTCTTGCTGCCTCCTAAACAGGTTATCGGCCCCGACGAGAGCGGGATTAAGAAGGTCATTGAATACAAGTTCACCGATGATGGAAACAAGGTTAAGGTTACCACCACCACGCGCATCCGCAAGCTGGCCAACGCCCGCCTCAGCAAGCGCGCCGTCGAGCGCCGATCCTGGCCTAAGTTCGGCGATGCCGTGCACGAGGACGTCGGCAGCCGCCTCACTATGGTGTCTACGGAGGAGATCCTCCTTGAACGCCCCCGTGCTCCTG GTACAAAATCAGAGGAAGCCAAGTCATCTGGCGATCCTCTAGCTCAAATGAGTAAAGGAGGAGCTGTGCTCATGGTATGTAGGACTTGTGGGAAGAAGGGTGACCATTGGACCTCTAGATGTCCTTACAAGGATCTTGCTCAACCAAGTGAGACCTTTGTTGATAAGCCACCAACTGAAACTAATCCTTCAGCAGGTGGTACAAAGGGCGCTTACGTTCCTCCTAGCATGAGAGGTGGTGTGCCGGAGAGGAGCGGTACTGACATGCGGCGTAGAAATGAGGAAAACTCAGTCAGGGTTACCAACCTTTCCGAAGACACAAGAGAGCCCGACTTGCTTGAGCTTTTCCGTCCTTTTGGTTCAGTGAGCCGAGTTTATGTTGCTATTGATCAGAAGACTGGGACAAGCAGAGGTTTTGGTTTTGTCAATTTTGTGAACAGAGAAGACGCAGAGAGGGCCATCAACAAGCTTAATGGGTATGGATACGACAATCTCATCCTAAGAGTTGAATGGGCTGCTCCTCGGGCGAACTAG
- the LOC121798829 gene encoding chromodomain-helicase-DNA-binding protein 4-like — MARGGKVSYKRKTRNKVRLEKKGSDESDEDYRVDEDEEFHLSEDDYCSSLAENESDESFGKFDDEEEEWIEKKVKTKKIGKPKGRKSFQTRKKNMVVKSRKKQVSDSEEEEEYDDYCVSSVRQQKKSEEEEEDYDDEDDDIRFFRREDEDDFVDENPSKKSRVSRTEMYEDSYNEESKEIDKLAFSEENEDDDYNESDDSDDEEFTPGEVLKSNCRKPVRRRVLRTKRSNPSKEFKDQNVASRKRKAIKEWGWGRRKKATVTVNSDSDIDILSSESSDYEYTISEEEREQIKEATQFCKRSNTNLRISNSLKMTEEEKLVPVKGKRPGRKGKQKVVDLNIEIVKQVCGICLSEEGKNTVKGVLNCCSHYFCFACIMEWSKVESRCPLCKQRFTTISRTARTDGGNDLRDAVFPVPERDQVYQPSEEELRGYLDPYENVLCTECLQGGDDAFMLLCDLCDSPAHTYCVGLGREVPDGNWYCDGCRPTALASSNAQVLNSTPDHGPNNNVSVGSSPGCAVRETFDLNEAYVPDTPLSQVSGHSQSPRHAIGHLQPPSPASGSGAFTLHDRRRIQRQIHRFRSRQAEGNDGVASASAINTFGSQIGRGVIATQNTIMPRMASQTNFRGRLADYSTSSLYNRDSFSPRLSNLSGGVLRSQPSTSNAHPFGGLSQSEYAGINARIGGDLAQQQLHHCSTTSNTGADASTPPFQFTEATVPSRTLQGSLHTRF, encoded by the exons ATGGCAAGGGGAGGCAAGGTTAGTTACAAACGCAAGACGAGAAATAAAGTCCGATTGGAGAAAAAAGGTTCAGATGAGTCTGATGAAGATTATAGGgtggatgaagatgaagagtTTCATTTGTCTGAAGATGACTATTGTTCTTCCCTTGCTGAGAATGAATCAGATGAGAGTTTTGGGAAATttgatgatgaggaagaagagtgGATAGAAAAGAAGGTTAAGACTAAGAAGATTGGCAAGCCAAAAGGGCGAAAATCTTTTCAGACAAGGAAGAAAAATATGGTTGTGAAGTCTAGAAAGAAACAGGTATCTGACagtgaagaggaagaggaataTGATGATTATTGTGTTTCTAGTGTGAGGCAACAAAAGaaaagtgaagaagaagaagaagattatgATGATGAGGATGATGATATTAGATTTTTTCGTCGAGAAGATGAGGATGACTTTGTTGATGAGAATCCAAGCAAGAAATCCCGAGTTTCAAGAACCGAGATGTATGAGGATTCTTATAATGAGGAATCTAAAGAAATAGATAAACTTGCATTTagtgaagaaaatgaagatgatGATTATAATGAGTCTGATGATTCTGATGATGAGGAATTTACTCCAGGTGAGGTTTTGAAAAGTAACTGTAGAAAGCCAGTAAGAAGACGAGTTTTAAGGACAAAAAGGTCTAATCCTTCAAAGGAATTTAAAGATCAGAACGTTGCTTCGAGAAAAAGGAAAGCAATCAAGGAGTGGGGTTGGGGCAGGAGGAAGAAAGCAACTGTAACTGTGAATTCTGATTCTGATATTGATATTTTGAGCTCAGAATCATCTGATTATGAGTACACAATAtcagaagaagagagagaacaGATTAAAGAAGCTACTCAATTCTGTAAGAGGTCGAACACTAATTTAAGGATCTCTAACTCTTTGAAAATGACTGAAGAGGAAAAGTTAGTGCCTGTAAAGGGAAAGCGCCCAGGAAGGAAGGGTAAACAAAAGGTGGTAGATTTGAATATTGAGATTGTGAAGCAAGTTTGTGGGATTTGTTTATCTGAAGAGGGTAAAAACACAGTCAAAGGAGTTTTAAATTGTTGCAGTCATTACTTTTGTTTCGCTTGCATCATGGAATGGTCGAAAGTGGAATCTCGCTGTCCTCTCTGCAAGCAAAGGTTCACAACCATCAGTAGAACTGCACGAACGGATGGTGGGAATGATCTAAGGGATGCAGTTTTTCCGGTTCCTGAGCGTGATCAG GTTTATCAGCCATCTGAAGAGGAGCTTAGGGGATATCTTGATCCATACGAAAATGTTCTTTGTACTGAGTGTCTACAAGGTGGGGATGATGCGTTTATGCTTCTCTGCGACCTCTGCGACTCACCTGCACATACTTACTGTGTTGGTCTCGGACGTGAGGTGCCAGATGGAAATTGGTACTGTGATGGCTGTAGGCCAACAGCCCTTGCTTCCTCAAATGCTCAAGTTCTGAATTCTACTCCTGATCATGGACCGAACAACAATGTATCAGTTGGCTCATCACCCGGTTGTGCTGTTCGCGAAACCTTCGATCTCAATGAGGCATACGTACCTGACACCCCATTGAGTCAAGTCAGCGGGCACTCTCAATCACCAAGGCATGCAATCGGGCATCTTCAACCCCCTTCACCTGCCTCTGGGTCTGGGGCATTCACTCTGCATGACAGACGACGGATACAGCGACAGATACATCGATTCAGAAGCCGGCAAGCTGAAGGGAATGATGGTGTGGCCTCAGCGTCAGCAATCAATACTTTTGGTTCACAAATCGGTCGTGGAGTCATAGCAACTCAAAACACAATCATGCCAAGGATGGCTTCACAAACTAACTTCCGGGGAAGACTGGCTGACTATAGCACATCTTCATTGTACAATAGGGATTCCTTCTCTCCAAGATTAAGCAATTTGAGTGGAGGTGTGCTTCGAAGTCAACCTTCTACCTCGAATGCTCACCCATTTGGTGGACTATCACAAAGTGAATATGCTGGGATCAATGCAAGAATTGGCGGGGATTTGGCTCAACAGCAACTGCATCATTGCAGTACCACATCAAACACTGGTGCTGATGCTAGCACGCCGCCATTTCAATTTACAGAG GCTACAGTACCTTCAAGGACATTACAAGGATCTCTACACACTCGGTTTTAG